Proteins found in one Labrenzia sp. VG12 genomic segment:
- the trmFO gene encoding methylenetetrahydrofolate--tRNA-(uracil(54)-C(5))-methyltransferase (FADH(2)-oxidizing) TrmFO, protein MSPIHVIGGGLAGSEAAWQIAQAGLDVVLHEMRPVRKTDAHQTDGLAELVCSNSFRSDDSEQNAVGLIHHELRQLGSLIMACADAHQVPAGSALAVDRDGFSDAVTKALEDHPRVTIDRQEIAGLPPADWDKVIIATGPLTSPALSQAVLEKSGEDALAFFDAIAPIVHFDSVDLSKAWFQSRYDKVGPGGTGKDYLNCPMDKDQYEAFIDALLTGDTADFKEWEGTPYFDGCLPIEVMAARGRETLRHGPMKPMGLTNAHNPDVKAYAVVQLRQDNALGTLYNMVGFQTKLKYGAQADIFRMIPGLENAQFARLGGLHRNTFLNSPKVLDGSLQLKAAPRLRFAGQITGCEGYVESASVGCLAGLFSVMEANGREIIAPPETTAMGALLGHITGGHISRDDGAGKPSSFQPMNVNFGLFPPVEAPTKDETGKRLKGKDKARAKKLAMTSRAKTDFAVWQSKLGLKKEAAE, encoded by the coding sequence ATGAGCCCCATTCATGTCATCGGCGGCGGTCTTGCAGGCTCCGAGGCTGCCTGGCAAATCGCACAGGCCGGTCTTGACGTTGTGCTGCATGAAATGCGGCCGGTCCGCAAGACCGACGCCCACCAGACGGACGGACTTGCCGAACTGGTGTGTTCCAACTCCTTTCGATCCGATGATTCCGAACAGAACGCAGTAGGATTGATCCACCACGAATTGCGCCAGCTTGGCTCCCTGATCATGGCCTGTGCCGATGCCCATCAGGTTCCTGCCGGCAGCGCGCTTGCCGTGGATCGGGACGGGTTTTCCGACGCGGTTACCAAGGCCCTTGAAGATCATCCGCGCGTGACGATCGATCGCCAGGAAATTGCCGGTCTGCCTCCGGCGGACTGGGACAAGGTCATCATCGCCACCGGCCCGCTCACGTCGCCTGCCCTGTCCCAGGCTGTTCTTGAAAAAAGCGGCGAGGACGCGCTCGCCTTCTTCGACGCCATTGCACCGATCGTCCATTTTGACAGCGTCGACCTGTCGAAAGCCTGGTTCCAGTCGCGCTATGACAAGGTAGGCCCCGGCGGTACGGGCAAGGACTACCTCAACTGTCCGATGGACAAGGACCAGTACGAGGCCTTTATCGACGCGCTACTGACAGGCGACACCGCCGACTTCAAGGAATGGGAAGGCACACCCTATTTTGACGGCTGCCTGCCGATTGAAGTGATGGCCGCGCGCGGGCGCGAGACGCTGCGCCACGGGCCGATGAAACCCATGGGTCTGACCAATGCGCACAATCCGGACGTCAAGGCCTATGCGGTGGTGCAGCTGCGCCAGGACAACGCGCTCGGCACGCTCTACAACATGGTCGGGTTTCAGACCAAACTGAAATACGGTGCCCAGGCCGACATCTTCCGCATGATCCCGGGCCTGGAGAATGCCCAGTTTGCCCGCCTTGGCGGATTGCATCGCAACACGTTCCTCAATTCACCGAAGGTTCTCGACGGCTCGCTGCAGCTGAAGGCCGCCCCACGTCTCAGGTTTGCCGGTCAGATCACCGGCTGCGAAGGATATGTGGAATCGGCCAGCGTCGGCTGTCTCGCCGGCCTGTTCTCCGTGATGGAGGCAAATGGCCGCGAAATCATTGCACCACCCGAGACCACGGCAATGGGCGCCCTTCTCGGCCACATCACCGGGGGGCACATTTCGCGCGATGACGGTGCCGGGAAACCGAGCTCCTTCCAGCCGATGAATGTCAATTTCGGCCTGTTTCCGCCCGTGGAGGCTCCCACTAAGGATGAGACCGGCAAACGGCTGAAAGGCAAGGA
- a CDS encoding DUF1127 domain-containing protein, with translation MIDTVVRKFNNWKRFRQTYDELSNLSNRELNDLGIARGDIAHYARQSAK, from the coding sequence ATGATCGATACTGTTGTTCGCAAATTCAACAACTGGAAACGCTTCCGTCAGACCTATGACGAGCTGTCCAACCTGTCCAATCGTGAACTGAACGACCTGGGCATTGCCCGCGGCGACATTGCGCATTACGCGCGCCAGTCCGCGAAATAA
- a CDS encoding DUF1127 domain-containing protein has product MFDTVRQRYNNWVSYRRAVDELSRLSQRELADLGISRSDIKFVARRHNG; this is encoded by the coding sequence ATGTTCGACACAGTGCGCCAACGCTACAACAACTGGGTAAGCTACCGCCGCGCGGTTGACGAATTGTCCCGCCTTTCCCAGCGTGAGCTCGCCGACCTCGGCATCAGCCGGAGCGACATCAAATTCGTCGCTCGCCGTCACAACGGCTGA
- the uvrA gene encoding excinuclease ABC subunit UvrA, whose product MTTSKGAKPDDSWKNDPTKMLSIRGAREHNLKGVDLDLPRNKLIVMTGLSGSGKSSLAFDTIYAEGQRRYVESLSAYARQFLEMMQKPDVDQIDGLSPAISIEQKTTSRNPRSTVGTVTEIYDYMRLLFARVGIPYSPATGLPIVSQTVSQMVDRVLALDEGARLYLLAPMVRGRKGEYRKELAELMKKGFQRVKIDGTFYEIADAPALDKKFKHDIDVVVDRLVVRDDIAGRLADSLETALKLADGIAIAEFADKTDENGDPERLIFSEKFACPVSGFTIAEIEPRLFSFNNPFGACPTCDGLGTTLAFEEDLVVPDHSLSLREGAVLPWAKTGSTSPYYAQTLEALCSHFDVSMATPWKDLPAEVQDAILHGTGKTAIEFVYDDGVRSYRTEKTFEGVIGNIERRWRETESTWVREELARFQSDHACPACNGFRLKPEALAVKIAGKHIGEVTEYSIRQASDWFETLPGQLNEKQTEIAGRILKEIRERLKFLNDVGLEYLTLSRASGTLSGGESQRIRLASQIGSGLTGVLYVLDEPSIGLHQRDNARLLETLKHLRDLGNTVIVVEHDEDAVLTADYVVDVGPGAGVHGGEVVAKGTPAEVMANPASLTGQYLSGAMMISRADERRKINKKRQISVRGARGNNLKDLDVDVPLSTFTCVTGVSGGGKSTFLVDTLYKAAARRLNGARDNPAPHDRIEGLEVLDKVIDIDQSPIGRTPRSNPATYTGAFTPIREWFAGMPEAKARGYQPGRFSFNVKGGRCEACQGDGVIKIEMHFLPDVYVTCDVCKGKRYNRETLEVEFKGKSIADVLDMTVEEAAEFFSAVPSVRDKMETLARVGLGYIKVGQQATTLSGGEAQRVKLAKELSKRSTGRTLYILDEPTTGLHFHDVAKLLDVLHELVDQGNTVLVIEHNLEVIKTADWIIDLGPEGGDGGGTVVAAGRPEDVAEVQASYTGQFLQELLQRRPQRAPDAAE is encoded by the coding sequence ATGACGACATCCAAAGGCGCAAAGCCGGATGACAGCTGGAAAAACGACCCCACCAAGATGCTCAGCATTCGTGGCGCAAGGGAACATAACCTGAAGGGGGTCGATCTCGATCTGCCGCGCAACAAGCTCATCGTGATGACCGGTCTGTCCGGGTCGGGCAAGTCTTCCCTGGCTTTCGACACGATCTATGCCGAAGGCCAACGCCGGTATGTGGAAAGCCTGTCGGCCTATGCCCGGCAGTTTCTGGAAATGATGCAGAAACCGGATGTCGACCAGATCGATGGCCTGTCTCCGGCCATTTCGATCGAGCAGAAGACAACGTCCCGGAACCCGCGGTCCACCGTCGGCACCGTGACCGAAATCTATGACTATATGCGCCTGTTGTTCGCGCGCGTCGGCATTCCCTATTCACCCGCCACGGGACTGCCGATCGTAAGCCAGACAGTCAGCCAGATGGTCGATCGTGTGCTTGCCCTGGACGAAGGTGCAAGACTTTATCTGCTGGCCCCAATGGTCCGCGGCCGCAAGGGCGAATACCGCAAAGAGCTGGCCGAACTCATGAAGAAGGGCTTTCAGCGGGTCAAGATCGACGGCACCTTCTATGAGATTGCCGATGCCCCTGCCCTCGACAAGAAGTTCAAGCACGACATCGATGTGGTCGTGGACCGGCTTGTCGTGCGCGATGATATCGCCGGCCGGCTTGCAGATTCCCTCGAAACGGCGCTGAAGCTCGCCGACGGCATCGCCATCGCCGAATTTGCCGACAAGACCGACGAGAACGGCGACCCGGAGCGGCTTATCTTCTCTGAGAAGTTTGCCTGCCCGGTGTCCGGTTTCACCATTGCGGAAATCGAACCGCGCCTCTTTTCGTTCAACAACCCTTTCGGCGCCTGCCCAACCTGTGACGGCCTGGGCACGACCCTTGCGTTCGAGGAAGACCTGGTCGTTCCGGATCATTCCCTGTCGCTGCGCGAAGGGGCCGTGCTGCCCTGGGCCAAGACCGGTTCCACCTCCCCTTATTATGCCCAGACCCTGGAGGCCTTGTGCAGTCACTTTGACGTCTCCATGGCAACGCCCTGGAAGGACCTTCCCGCAGAGGTTCAGGACGCGATCTTGCACGGCACGGGCAAGACCGCGATCGAGTTTGTTTATGACGACGGCGTCCGCTCCTACCGGACTGAGAAGACCTTTGAAGGTGTCATCGGCAATATTGAACGGCGCTGGCGCGAAACGGAATCGACCTGGGTGCGGGAAGAACTGGCCCGCTTCCAGTCGGACCACGCCTGCCCGGCCTGCAACGGCTTCCGCCTGAAACCGGAAGCACTGGCCGTGAAAATCGCCGGCAAGCACATCGGAGAAGTGACCGAATACTCCATCCGCCAGGCCAGCGACTGGTTTGAAACGCTGCCGGGCCAGCTCAATGAAAAACAGACCGAGATTGCCGGCCGCATCCTGAAGGAAATCCGCGAACGCCTGAAGTTTCTCAATGATGTCGGACTGGAATACCTGACCCTGTCACGGGCCTCCGGCACGCTGTCCGGCGGTGAAAGCCAGCGCATTCGTCTGGCCTCCCAGATCGGATCCGGGCTCACCGGTGTGCTTTACGTTCTCGACGAACCGTCCATTGGCCTGCATCAGCGCGACAATGCCCGGCTTCTGGAAACGCTGAAGCACCTGCGCGACCTCGGCAACACCGTGATTGTCGTGGAACATGACGAAGATGCCGTCCTGACGGCCGATTATGTGGTGGATGTCGGTCCGGGCGCCGGTGTTCATGGCGGCGAAGTCGTTGCCAAGGGCACACCGGCGGAAGTCATGGCAAACCCGGCGTCCCTCACAGGGCAATATCTGTCCGGTGCAATGATGATTTCGCGCGCGGATGAGCGCAGGAAAATCAACAAGAAGCGCCAGATTTCCGTGCGCGGCGCGCGCGGCAACAATCTGAAGGACCTTGATGTCGACGTGCCGCTGAGCACCTTCACCTGCGTCACGGGCGTTTCTGGCGGGGGCAAGTCCACCTTCCTGGTCGACACGCTCTACAAGGCCGCGGCACGGCGTCTCAACGGCGCTCGCGACAATCCGGCTCCGCATGACCGCATCGAGGGCCTGGAAGTGCTCGACAAGGTGATCGACATTGACCAGTCGCCCATCGGGCGGACACCGCGTTCGAACCCGGCCACATATACCGGGGCGTTCACGCCGATCCGCGAATGGTTCGCCGGCATGCCGGAAGCCAAGGCGCGCGGCTATCAGCCGGGCCGGTTCTCCTTCAACGTCAAGGGGGGCCGCTGCGAAGCCTGTCAGGGCGACGGTGTCATCAAGATCGAAATGCACTTCTTGCCGGACGTCTATGTCACCTGCGACGTCTGCAAGGGCAAACGCTACAATCGCGAGACGCTGGAAGTTGAGTTCAAGGGCAAGTCGATCGCCGATGTCCTCGACATGACCGTGGAGGAAGCCGCCGAGTTTTTCTCAGCCGTTCCTTCCGTGCGTGACAAGATGGAAACCCTTGCCCGGGTAGGTCTTGGCTATATCAAGGTCGGTCAGCAGGCGACAACGCTTTCCGGTGGTGAGGCGCAGCGGGTCAAGCTCGCCAAGGAACTCTCCAAGCGGTCCACGGGCCGGACGCTCTATATCCTGGATGAACCGACCACTGGGCTTCACTTCCACGACGTTGCCAAACTGCTGGACGTGCTGCACGAGCTGGTCGACCAGGGCAACACCGTTCTTGTGATCGAGCACAATCTGGAAGTGATCAAGACGGCGGACTGGATCATCGATCTCGGCCCGGAAGGCGGCGATGGCGGCGGCACCGTTGTCGCGGCCGGGCGGCCGGAGGACGTTGCTGAAGTCCAGGCGAGTTATACCGGTCAGTTCCTGCAGGAACTGCTGCAGCGCCGGCCTCAGCGCGCTCCGGATGCGGCCGAATAA
- a CDS encoding single-stranded DNA-binding protein: MAGSVNKVILVGNLGADPEIRRTQDGRPIANLRIATSESWRDRNSGERREKTEWHRVVIFNEGLCKVAESYLRKGSKVYLEGQLQTRKWQDQSGQDRYSTEVVLQGFNSNLTMLDGRGEGAGAGGGLPDYGNDSQGGGGGGFGGGSGGSFGGGGSGGGYGSGSSGGGYGGPSGGGGGPMDDEIPF, translated from the coding sequence ATGGCGGGCAGCGTCAACAAAGTCATCTTGGTCGGCAATCTTGGGGCCGATCCGGAAATTCGGCGAACCCAGGACGGGCGACCGATCGCCAATCTGCGGATCGCTACGTCAGAATCCTGGCGCGACCGGAACAGCGGCGAACGTCGCGAGAAAACGGAGTGGCACCGTGTGGTGATCTTCAACGAAGGTCTTTGCAAGGTTGCCGAGAGTTACCTGCGCAAGGGATCCAAGGTCTATCTCGAAGGCCAGTTGCAGACACGCAAATGGCAGGACCAATCCGGTCAGGACAGGTATTCCACGGAAGTGGTCCTGCAGGGTTTCAATTCAAACCTCACCATGCTGGATGGCCGCGGTGAAGGTGCCGGTGCCGGCGGCGGTCTTCCGGACTATGGCAATGACAGCCAGGGCGGCGGCGGAGGCGGCTTCGGTGGCGGCTCTGGTGGCAGCTTCGGCGGTGGCGGAAGCGGCGGCGGCTATGGCAGCGGTTCCAGCGGTGGTGGTTATGGCGGTCCCTCCGGTGGCGGCGGCGGCCCGATGGATGACGAAATTCCGTTCTGA
- a CDS encoding murein L,D-transpeptidase, with translation MRARNKRDFGRERDTGLTLPERRRGTVFGQSLKVALTASVLATGFSVTTVDTASAQNFFQRLFNPEQQRRAQEQQRQEQLRQQATRVKVSAPRYLNYTADAWKKVSLAELSEKKTAEVQPSETDGTDLETQSAQTDAQPVAPLVLTAFDEARPALKDMTLTTLPEVGEALIAYYREHPDFVWIEDGKATVKAAELRRALADAAQFALNPADYFVALPATAGLEGEARDAALMRFEMELSAAALTYVLDATRGRVDPNRISQYHDLPRHEVDLVAALEILNGSGNVGANLASHQPQNAHFKALKEELARLRAEDEEADQIVIAPGTFLKAGKSSPEMKNIVAAIAKIASEELKTTHAETLAAYVDGEVYTPELVALVKSFQKEAKLTPDGIVGKNTIKAMVGETNAAKIAKVELAMERSRWIPEELGERKVFINQAAFTATYSAPGEDPLQMRVVVGKKSNQTNFFYDKIEIVEYNPYWGVPYSIIVNEMLPKLAQDPSYLDRAGYEVSTPGGRKVSSASVNWYAVASKQQSINVRQYPGRSNALGEVKILFPNKHHIYMHDTPAKSLFKKDVRAFSHGCVRLHDPKAMAAAVLGKSKDYVTSRIAAGQNEQEKVTGDIPVYVSYFTAWPDLDGSIAFYSDIYDRDRHLLKALEKTETLRAKARS, from the coding sequence ATGCGCGCAAGAAACAAAAGAGACTTTGGACGGGAACGAGACACCGGGTTGACCCTGCCGGAAAGGCGGAGAGGGACAGTCTTCGGGCAGTCTCTGAAAGTTGCCCTGACAGCATCGGTGCTTGCCACCGGGTTCAGCGTCACGACAGTCGACACAGCCAGTGCGCAGAATTTCTTCCAGCGCCTGTTCAATCCGGAACAGCAGCGCCGTGCCCAGGAGCAGCAACGCCAGGAACAGCTGCGCCAGCAGGCGACCCGGGTAAAGGTTTCTGCGCCGCGCTATTTGAACTACACGGCGGACGCCTGGAAAAAGGTTTCTCTTGCCGAGCTGTCGGAGAAGAAGACGGCGGAAGTCCAGCCGTCTGAAACCGATGGAACGGATCTGGAAACCCAGTCGGCTCAGACCGATGCTCAACCGGTTGCCCCCCTGGTTCTGACGGCGTTTGATGAGGCCCGTCCAGCGCTCAAGGACATGACGCTGACCACATTGCCGGAAGTCGGCGAGGCGCTGATCGCCTATTATCGTGAGCATCCGGACTTCGTCTGGATCGAGGATGGCAAGGCCACCGTAAAAGCGGCTGAACTGCGTCGTGCATTGGCCGACGCAGCACAGTTCGCGCTCAACCCGGCTGACTATTTCGTGGCACTGCCGGCGACCGCCGGGCTTGAAGGTGAGGCACGCGACGCGGCCTTGATGCGATTTGAGATGGAACTGAGCGCGGCGGCCCTGACCTATGTTCTCGATGCCACCCGCGGCCGGGTCGATCCGAACCGGATTTCGCAATACCACGATCTGCCACGGCACGAAGTGGATCTCGTAGCTGCGCTGGAAATCCTGAACGGGTCCGGCAATGTCGGCGCAAACCTTGCCTCTCATCAGCCGCAAAATGCGCATTTCAAGGCGCTGAAGGAAGAACTTGCGCGTCTGCGGGCAGAAGACGAGGAAGCGGACCAGATCGTGATTGCGCCCGGCACGTTCCTGAAAGCCGGCAAGTCCAGCCCGGAGATGAAGAACATTGTCGCGGCGATTGCCAAGATCGCATCGGAAGAGCTGAAGACGACTCACGCCGAAACGCTTGCCGCCTATGTGGACGGTGAGGTTTACACGCCGGAACTGGTAGCCTTGGTGAAGTCCTTCCAGAAGGAAGCCAAGCTGACTCCGGACGGTATCGTTGGCAAGAACACCATCAAGGCCATGGTCGGTGAAACCAATGCTGCCAAGATCGCCAAGGTTGAACTTGCGATGGAGCGCAGCCGCTGGATTCCGGAAGAGCTCGGAGAGCGCAAGGTCTTCATCAACCAGGCAGCCTTCACCGCGACCTACAGCGCACCAGGCGAAGATCCGCTGCAGATGCGTGTGGTTGTCGGCAAGAAATCCAACCAGACCAACTTCTTCTACGACAAGATCGAGATCGTTGAATACAACCCCTATTGGGGCGTTCCTTATTCGATCATCGTCAATGAGATGCTGCCGAAACTGGCGCAGGATCCGAGTTACCTGGACCGTGCCGGCTATGAAGTGTCAACGCCAGGCGGACGCAAGGTGTCGTCTGCGTCGGTCAACTGGTACGCGGTTGCCAGCAAGCAGCAAAGCATCAATGTGCGCCAGTATCCCGGGCGCTCGAATGCCCTCGGTGAAGTCAAGATTCTCTTCCCGAACAAGCACCATATCTACATGCACGACACGCCGGCCAAGAGCCTTTTCAAGAAGGATGTCAGAGCGTTCAGTCACGGCTGCGTCCGGCTTCACGACCCGAAAGCGATGGCAGCCGCGGTGCTCGGTAAATCGAAAGATTATGTGACCTCGCGCATCGCCGCAGGCCAGAACGAGCAGGAGAAGGTAACCGGCGACATTCCGGTCTATGTGTCCTATTTCACAGCCTGGCCGGATCTGGACGGATCGATCGCCTTCTATTCCGATATCTACGATCGGGACCGGCATCTGCTGAAAGCGCTGGAGAAGACGGAAACCCTGCGCGCCAAGGCAAGGTCCTGA
- a CDS encoding zinc ABC transporter substrate-binding protein — MASAAGGALLAMSASALADAPSVVTSIKPVHSIAAAVMKGVGEPVILIDGAASPHGFALKPAQASQLQNADVVFWIGPDLSASLEKPISSLAASADIVELINAPGVSHLGIREGANFDAHDHDHGHGDHAEAEHGHDDHEEHADHDDHGHDDDKHAEAEHGHDDHDHEKHADHDDHGHDDDKHAEAELGHDDHDHDHDHDHEKHAEADHDHEGERDAHIWLNPDNGIAIAAQMAATLSKVDPDNAATYQKNAQAFSEQIEALEHDLEHDLEPAAGKAFIVFHDAYHHFEHHFDVEASGSITLSPEALTSAERVDQIRHQIKDLGVTCVFQEPQFDAKLVDVVIEGSDARVGTLDPLGTELQNGPDLYPNLLKGLAASLSSCLGGES; from the coding sequence ATGGCGTCAGCTGCCGGTGGTGCCCTTCTGGCCATGTCCGCGAGCGCGCTCGCTGATGCACCTTCTGTTGTCACGTCCATCAAGCCGGTCCACTCGATTGCCGCCGCCGTGATGAAGGGCGTTGGCGAACCAGTCATTCTGATAGACGGCGCCGCCTCCCCGCACGGCTTTGCGTTGAAACCAGCACAAGCGTCCCAGCTGCAAAACGCCGACGTGGTGTTCTGGATCGGTCCGGACTTGAGTGCGTCGCTTGAAAAGCCGATCTCCTCCCTCGCGGCAAGCGCCGATATTGTCGAATTGATCAATGCACCCGGTGTTTCCCATCTCGGCATCCGGGAGGGCGCCAATTTCGACGCCCATGATCACGACCATGGACATGGCGACCATGCGGAAGCTGAACATGGTCATGACGATCATGAAGAACATGCCGACCACGATGATCATGGGCATGACGACGACAAGCATGCCGAAGCCGAGCATGGTCACGACGACCACGATCATGAAAAACATGCCGACCACGATGACCACGGGCACGACGACGACAAGCATGCCGAAGCCGAGCTTGGTCACGACGATCATGATCATGATCATGATCATGATCATGAAAAGCATGCCGAAGCGGACCATGACCATGAAGGGGAACGCGACGCCCATATCTGGTTGAACCCGGATAACGGCATTGCGATCGCCGCACAAATGGCGGCAACGCTGTCCAAGGTCGATCCGGACAATGCGGCGACATACCAGAAAAACGCACAGGCCTTCTCGGAACAGATCGAAGCGCTTGAGCACGATCTGGAACATGACCTGGAACCGGCAGCAGGCAAGGCGTTTATCGTGTTTCACGATGCCTACCACCATTTCGAACATCATTTCGATGTCGAAGCCAGCGGTTCCATTACCCTGTCGCCGGAAGCGCTCACAAGCGCCGAACGCGTCGACCAGATCCGGCATCAGATCAAGGACCTGGGCGTAACCTGCGTGTTCCAGGAACCTCAATTCGATGCCAAGCTCGTCGATGTTGTCATCGAAGGCAGCGATGCCCGCGTTGGAACGCTGGACCCGCTTGGCACCGAGCTGCAAAACGGACCGGACCTTTATCCCAATCTTCTCAAAGGTCTGGCAGCGTCTCTAAGCAGTTGCCTGGGTGGCGAGAGCTGA
- a CDS encoding PaaX family transcriptional regulator C-terminal domain-containing protein produces MFDIRDTSANHFLRPLPPKAAQLIVTIYGDIVEPRGGVLWIGDLITLCADFGVNESLVRTAVSRLVSKGQLKGEREGRRSFYGLTAAARKEYHLAADLFFGPAEADCDWILTLCTSAAEQSELLGSGFVQISGNMFMAANRPDRPRLGLPFRASVLADDTESLRELAFQAFRLKDLARDYALFSETFLDMQRLVSKTVPPKTALQYRLALVHAYRDIKLRDPRLPKTVLPDDWPGFAARTLFADLYRQLSVPADTFIGEHLFDRNGPLPVQPDAVRRRLETLSATS; encoded by the coding sequence ATGTTCGATATCAGGGACACTTCGGCCAATCACTTTCTGCGTCCTCTTCCGCCCAAGGCCGCCCAGTTGATCGTGACCATCTATGGAGACATCGTTGAGCCGCGCGGTGGTGTACTCTGGATCGGTGATCTGATTACTCTTTGCGCGGATTTCGGCGTCAACGAATCCCTCGTGCGGACCGCCGTGTCCCGGTTGGTGTCAAAGGGCCAGCTCAAGGGCGAGCGGGAAGGGCGGCGCAGTTTTTATGGCCTGACCGCTGCTGCCCGAAAGGAATACCACCTTGCGGCTGACCTGTTTTTCGGCCCGGCCGAGGCCGACTGCGACTGGATCCTCACATTGTGCACAAGCGCTGCCGAACAGTCCGAACTCCTTGGAAGCGGGTTCGTTCAAATCAGCGGCAACATGTTCATGGCCGCAAACCGGCCGGACCGGCCGCGTCTGGGATTGCCGTTTCGGGCAAGTGTGTTGGCAGACGACACGGAGAGCTTGAGAGAACTCGCCTTTCAGGCGTTTCGTCTGAAGGATCTAGCGCGGGACTATGCGTTGTTTTCAGAGACATTTTTGGACATGCAGCGCCTGGTGAGCAAAACCGTCCCACCGAAAACCGCGCTTCAATACCGGCTGGCTCTTGTCCATGCCTATCGCGACATAAAACTGCGCGATCCGAGATTGCCGAAGACGGTTCTGCCCGACGACTGGCCGGGCTTCGCCGCGAGAACCTTGTTTGCAGATCTTTACCGGCAACTGTCAGTGCCGGCCGATACCTTCATCGGGGAACATCTCTTCGACAGAAACGGTCCATTGCCCGTACAGCCTGACGCCGTCAGAAGGCGACTGGAAACCCTTTCCGCAACGTCCTGA